The following proteins come from a genomic window of Streptomyces sp. GS7:
- a CDS encoding oxygenase MpaB family protein, which yields MAGDEGLFGPRSVTWQLHGDPMMWIAGVRALYLQALHPRAVRGVTQNSAAFRMTGRGRRDAWGRLMRTANFVGTVTYGTTGDAERAGAAVRGIHRRLTATDPATGERYRVDDPALLLWVHCAEVDSYLQVLRRSGYPVGDTQADRYLREQRAGARLVGLDPAQVPADRAALAAYFARVRPELALTPEARLIDGFLRRPPTPAPLVPLRALLWRPVADLAYGALPAHAHRLYGRPAPPPAAVTRRLRATGRLLRAVPPALRWQLPPKHILRAVARLGPGTRPGP from the coding sequence ATGGCGGGTGACGAAGGGCTCTTCGGTCCGCGCTCGGTGACCTGGCAGTTGCACGGCGACCCGATGATGTGGATCGCGGGCGTCCGCGCGCTGTACCTCCAGGCGCTCCACCCGCGCGCGGTGCGCGGCGTCACCCAGAACTCGGCAGCCTTCCGTATGACCGGGCGGGGCCGGCGCGACGCCTGGGGCCGGCTGATGCGGACCGCGAACTTCGTCGGGACGGTCACGTACGGGACGACCGGCGACGCCGAGCGGGCCGGCGCCGCGGTCCGCGGGATCCACCGCAGGCTGACCGCCACCGACCCGGCCACCGGCGAGCGCTACCGCGTCGACGACCCCGCGCTGCTGCTCTGGGTGCACTGCGCGGAGGTGGACTCCTACCTCCAGGTGCTCCGCCGCTCCGGCTACCCCGTCGGCGACACCCAGGCCGACCGCTATCTGCGCGAACAGCGCGCCGGCGCCCGGCTCGTCGGCCTCGACCCGGCACAGGTCCCCGCCGACCGGGCCGCGCTGGCCGCCTACTTCGCACGCGTACGGCCCGAGCTCGCGCTCACCCCGGAAGCCCGGCTGATCGACGGCTTCCTGCGCCGCCCGCCCACCCCGGCCCCGCTCGTCCCCCTCCGCGCGCTGCTCTGGCGCCCGGTGGCGGACCTGGCGTACGGGGCGCTGCCCGCCCACGCCCACCGGCTGTACGGCCGGCCGGCACCGCCGCCCGCCGCCGTCACCCGCAGGCTGCGCGCCACCGGCCGGCTGCTGCGCGCCGTTCCGCCCGCCCTCCGCTGGCAGCTGCCGCCGAAGCACATCCTGCGCGCGGTGGCGCGGCTCGGCCCCGGTACCCGGCCAGGGCCGTAG
- a CDS encoding serine/threonine-protein kinase — MAENRLIQGRYRLLDIIGRGGMGEVWRARDESLGRQVAVKCLKPMGQRQEPGFLRVLRERFRREARVAAALQHRGITVVHDFGEDGGILFIVMELLNGRNLSQLLDDNRRQPLPVADVIEIAEQVTAALAYTHEQAIVHRDLKPANIVRTTDGTVKICDFGIARLGHDIGFTARLTGTGVAMGSPHYMSPEQIGAGTVDHRSDLYSLGCVLYEIATGAPPFAEGDAWAVLVGHRDTAPEPPRRARPDLPEAYERIVLDLLAKAPDDRPGDADELGKRLADARHRRTVRGPGSGSGDVTVPTPCLPSWTQGITVGSPAAGARPRRRPVSDRAAAVLTDAWTVGGDPQRGESSPAVGLFQPAPAEGHHATLAALTDRLESARQLAGIGRHFEAHQLFTEVLAGRERTLGPDHPDTLGCRHHLAVGLGRLGRLEDGRRTAHEVAAARARVLGAHHPDTLASRFQLASVTGQLGAWPEALRTYREVAAARAESLGPDHPDTLAARYEVGICLGRLGRSAEALTHYRELVAARTRAQGADDPETLRARHGLGVNYGRQNRWEEALAEARQVTAARARVLGADHPDTLTSRRETAVALGRLGRWGDALEVYRQVADDRERILGPAHLDALASRGDQAQCLEQLGRTDEAAALYRRVAALRQERARHRR, encoded by the coding sequence ATGGCGGAGAACAGACTGATCCAGGGGCGTTACCGGTTGCTCGACATCATCGGGCGCGGCGGCATGGGGGAGGTGTGGCGGGCCCGTGACGAGTCGCTGGGCCGCCAGGTCGCGGTCAAGTGCCTCAAGCCCATGGGCCAGCGGCAGGAGCCGGGGTTCCTGCGGGTGCTGCGCGAGCGCTTCCGCCGGGAAGCCCGGGTCGCCGCCGCGCTCCAGCACCGCGGCATCACCGTGGTCCACGACTTCGGCGAGGACGGCGGCATCCTCTTCATCGTCATGGAGCTGCTGAACGGCCGCAATCTCAGCCAGCTGCTGGACGACAACCGGCGCCAGCCGCTGCCCGTCGCGGACGTCATCGAGATCGCCGAACAGGTCACCGCGGCGCTCGCCTACACCCACGAACAAGCCATTGTCCACCGCGATCTGAAGCCGGCGAACATCGTCCGCACCACCGACGGCACGGTCAAGATCTGCGACTTCGGCATCGCCCGCCTCGGCCACGACATCGGCTTCACCGCCCGGCTCACCGGCACCGGCGTCGCCATGGGCAGCCCGCACTACATGTCACCCGAGCAGATCGGCGCCGGCACCGTCGACCACCGCAGCGACCTGTACTCCCTCGGCTGCGTGCTCTACGAGATCGCCACCGGCGCCCCGCCGTTCGCCGAGGGCGACGCCTGGGCGGTGCTCGTCGGACATCGCGACACCGCCCCCGAACCGCCGCGCCGGGCGCGCCCCGACCTGCCCGAGGCGTATGAGCGGATCGTCCTGGACCTGCTCGCCAAGGCGCCGGACGACCGTCCCGGGGACGCCGACGAGCTGGGCAAGCGGCTCGCCGACGCCCGCCATCGGCGCACCGTCCGGGGCCCGGGCAGCGGGTCTGGGGACGTCACGGTGCCCACCCCGTGTCTGCCCTCCTGGACGCAGGGGATCACCGTCGGCTCCCCGGCCGCCGGCGCCCGGCCGCGCCGCCGCCCGGTGTCCGACCGGGCCGCCGCGGTCCTCACCGACGCCTGGACCGTCGGCGGCGACCCGCAGCGCGGGGAGTCGTCCCCGGCTGTCGGGCTCTTCCAGCCGGCACCGGCCGAAGGCCACCACGCCACCCTCGCGGCGCTCACCGACCGTCTGGAGAGTGCCCGGCAACTGGCCGGGATCGGCCGGCACTTCGAGGCGCACCAGCTCTTCACCGAGGTGCTGGCAGGCCGGGAGCGCACCCTGGGCCCCGACCACCCCGACACGCTCGGCTGCCGCCACCACCTCGCGGTCGGGCTCGGCCGGCTGGGCCGGCTGGAGGACGGCCGGCGCACCGCCCACGAGGTGGCGGCCGCCCGCGCCCGGGTGCTCGGCGCCCACCACCCGGACACCCTGGCGAGCCGATTTCAACTCGCATCCGTCACGGGGCAGTTGGGTGCCTGGCCGGAGGCGCTGCGGACGTACCGGGAGGTCGCCGCGGCGCGCGCCGAGTCGCTGGGCCCGGACCACCCGGACACCCTCGCCGCCCGCTACGAGGTCGGCATCTGCCTGGGCCGGCTGGGGCGCAGCGCGGAGGCCCTGACGCACTACCGGGAGCTGGTGGCGGCCCGCACCCGCGCCCAGGGCGCCGACGACCCGGAGACGCTGCGCGCCCGGCACGGACTCGGTGTCAACTACGGCCGCCAGAACCGCTGGGAGGAGGCGCTGGCCGAGGCCCGCCAGGTGACCGCGGCGCGCGCCCGGGTGCTCGGCGCCGACCACCCCGACACCCTCACCAGCCGCCGGGAGACCGCCGTGGCGCTCGGCCGGCTCGGGCGCTGGGGCGATGCGCTGGAGGTCTACCGCCAGGTCGCCGACGACCGCGAACGGATCCTCGGTCCGGCCCACCTCGACGCGCTCGCCAGCCGCGGCGACCAGGCGCAGTGCCTGGAGCAACTGGGGCGCACGGACGAGGCCGCGGCCCTCTACCGCCGGGTCGCGGCGCTGCGCCAGGAGCGCGCGCGACACCGGCGGTAG
- a CDS encoding glycoside hydrolase family 27 protein codes for MSHPSVSRIGRTLAGLTAVAACSAGLISATAPASARAPGPQRDGQYPNLAPTPPMGWNNWSYYMCNVNEQVVLDNARALVRSGLAHNGYRTVTVDDCWMAKQRGPKGELVPDKAKFPHGMAYLGQQLHKLGLKFGIYEDVGTLTCGKYPGSLGHFPQDAKLFASWGVDYLKADGCNVPVAKGQSKEQVYHDLYRQQSRALRATGRPITFSISAPAYFQYNGDKVWHQVIGWSAQLGNLWRGGADIAVQQSTPAKKWASIAFNFRYNANLAELQRPGRWNDPDFLLVGDVGLSRAEMQSQMSLWAIMAAPLISSTDLGRLSPQARAILGNRGIIAVDQDPLGIQGHIVQQDGDGVVLSKPLKNGDQAVALFNSGKTARTLSIAAGATGLPEAGAYRVRDLVTGRTTLTRRDLIARNVPPHGTVLYRVTPH; via the coding sequence GTGTCCCATCCGTCGGTATCCCGCATCGGCCGCACCCTCGCCGGACTCACCGCCGTCGCCGCCTGCTCGGCGGGACTGATCTCGGCCACCGCCCCCGCCTCCGCCCGCGCACCCGGGCCCCAGCGCGACGGCCAGTACCCGAACCTGGCCCCGACGCCCCCTATGGGCTGGAACAACTGGTCGTACTACATGTGCAACGTCAACGAGCAGGTGGTCCTGGACAACGCGCGGGCCCTCGTGCGCAGCGGGCTGGCGCACAACGGCTACCGCACCGTCACCGTCGACGACTGCTGGATGGCCAAGCAGCGCGGCCCCAAGGGCGAACTGGTTCCGGACAAGGCGAAGTTCCCGCATGGTATGGCCTACCTCGGCCAGCAACTCCACAAGCTGGGCCTGAAGTTCGGGATCTACGAGGACGTCGGCACGCTGACCTGCGGTAAGTATCCGGGCAGCCTGGGGCACTTCCCCCAGGACGCCAAGCTGTTCGCGAGCTGGGGGGTCGACTACCTCAAGGCCGACGGCTGCAACGTGCCGGTCGCCAAGGGGCAGAGCAAGGAGCAGGTGTACCACGACCTGTACCGCCAGCAGAGCCGGGCGCTGCGGGCCACCGGACGGCCCATCACCTTCTCCATCTCCGCGCCCGCCTACTTCCAGTACAACGGGGACAAGGTCTGGCACCAGGTCATCGGCTGGTCGGCGCAGTTGGGGAACCTGTGGCGGGGCGGGGCGGACATCGCGGTGCAGCAGAGCACCCCGGCCAAGAAGTGGGCCTCCATCGCCTTCAACTTCCGCTACAACGCCAACCTGGCCGAACTCCAGCGGCCCGGACGCTGGAACGACCCCGACTTCCTGCTGGTCGGTGACGTGGGGCTGTCGCGTGCCGAGATGCAGAGCCAGATGTCGCTGTGGGCGATCATGGCCGCGCCGCTGATCTCCAGTACGGACCTCGGCAGGCTCTCCCCCCAGGCGCGGGCGATCCTGGGCAACCGCGGGATCATCGCCGTCGACCAGGACCCGCTGGGCATCCAGGGGCACATCGTGCAGCAGGACGGCGACGGCGTGGTGCTGTCCAAGCCGCTGAAGAACGGTGACCAGGCGGTCGCGCTGTTCAACTCGGGCAAGACGGCCCGCACGCTGTCCATCGCGGCCGGCGCCACGGGGCTGCCGGAGGCCGGCGCGTACCGGGTGCGGGATCTGGTGACCGGCCGCACCACGCTCACCCGCCGGGACCTGATCGCCCGGAACGTCCCGCCGCACGGCACGGTGCTCTACCGGGTCACCCCGCACTGA